From the genome of Hippoglossus stenolepis isolate QCI-W04-F060 chromosome 13, HSTE1.2, whole genome shotgun sequence:
GTGTTGGAGTAGCTGGCCGGCCGTCTTAGACAACACATCTCACATTAGGATCCAACATTTGCTCAAGTGCAATGTTAGATTTAATAAATGATATACTTGCTCTGGCTCTGTTGCAGCTGGGTGGTGTGAGAGGAGGCAGGAAGATGAGAGGCTTTTCAAACCATAAGTGTTCCTTTCTCTTTGTAACCAGGTCAACGGACAAGACGTTTCTCTACAGTGAGCGGAGGGgaagggatgtgtgtgtgcgtggagtTGGCGCTGCAGTGTTAAGGACACGGTCGAGTGCAGCCTGGAAAACGCAAAGGTTTTAATCCTGGGTGAAGGTGCATGTTTGGGCAAAGTCTCGAAGAAACACATGCTTTTAGTAACCATGAGGGattgtttggttttttattACGAGCTCCCTAGTCTGACACAAAATACATCTGTATGTGGGGGAGGCTTGatttaaagaggaaacagagtcagagagagaagtgacAAGGGCAAAATACAGCCCACGCAAAAAGAGGTTGTGCAATtttatgagagagagagaagcagtcGACGTTTAGATTAAAACGAGATGCAAACCCCATCTGCAAGTGTACTAAAAATACGCCTTCCTCGGCTCTGCAGTCAGTCAAGGAGAAAAGTTAACAGTGTAACCTCCGTTCGCCCTCGTGTTCGCCTGCTAAATGTTTCAGCTGACACAGTAATTATGCACTTTGCGAGTGTTACCAGGAGTTTGACAAACCCCTGATTGCCACAGGTTTTGTTGTGATTGCAGCGATGCCAGCATCTGCATTTCAAACACCTGCCGTCTTTCAGCGATAAcaaacccccctccccccgtCATCGCTGTCACTGACACGGGCTGCACTGCCTCGTGATCTGTAACGTAGCCCTGCACTCACAAGCTACGTCGTTTAGCCTAATGATACGGCTCACACACAGATTATggatcagattttatttgtatttttttgacACAAGGAAAATAATAGGAGGAGTGAAGCTGACGGGCTCCTCTCCATATAAAAGTGCCAGTTGTGTAGGTGAGATTGTCATCAAGCCTGGAGCTTGATCCTGCATTTACATGACAAATGTTACCGGGGAGCAGGTTTGCCGTTTGCACCTATCAGAGGAGAAGACGTCCAGGATGTGCCCGAGCATTAATGAGCATTGTGCATTTAATGTATTTAGGACGCATTCCAGATATTAAGCAGCAGCTCTTGTAGAACAAgtcacacatttcctttctcaAACCTTTAAAGTCCTCTAAATTCCCAGTTTCTCATTATTTGTCATCCACTCCTTTAAGTGTAGGTAGTGAGGAGGAATCAACCTGATAGGGTGAGTTTTGAATACATACAGTTTACAATAtgatgtttatttgaaatagtTTATGCTTAAAACCATACCTGTACTGCATGGATGTTGCAAGCAGCATTGCAACAGGGTAGGCAAAGCAGGCAATCGCCCGGGGCCCTGAGCTGAGAAGGGCCCACAGAGAACAGCCAATTGTTCAGTCAGTCCACAGCAATGAACATTTTTGCAAGCACCTCCCTAAATTCTGTGATCTGCTGGAGTCACAAACCTCAACCACAACCAGACACAAAGCTCAGAAACCCCATAACGAGCCCTCGTCCCAAATAGTATATAGGGATGTGGGCCACTACAGGCAGTGATGTGACAGCGCTGGCCTTCTTGTGTCCCAGACAAAATTTAATGTGCCAAAGTCCCAAAACAAACAAGCTCTGCTCTAGGGAAGGAGTAATATGAATGTGAACCTATAGTGGCCCAggtggtaaatggtgaatatggtcCAAGTTGCATAAAACTAATTCAGGCCACCTTTCACATGCAGTATTGGTTTACTCGTGGCCCAGATGGAGCAAACAGGAGCGGACtgcccaagtgccatcattccacggGTTATGTGGTCCAAATGTGGGATGTGTAGGATGtaggccaaatctgggccaaaaccaTTTTGCTATGTAGGATGCCTCTAGCTTTCTGCCAAATTCTCAGTACCTTGGTTCCTAATGGTTCAACTTGGTACAAAGTAGTCTCACCCATGCAGGTTCCTTTTACCTGCGGTCCCCATAGTTCCTTTGAAACACTCCTGGACTCTGTAATCAGATTTAGCCACATGAAGCATCTTAATGTTAGTTCTCAGTCAGGCATAGAACGTGCTGGAGTAAATACACATGCATATTTCTTGGTTGGATTTGACCTTCCATGATGGGTCAAGCAAGCAGCAGCTGTGCAGAAGACAAATCCTTTCTAATATGGAGGTGAGATACCCTGGGGGCAGACAGGTGTTTCGAGTGGAGGAgctcttgtaaaaaaaaaaaagaagcaggttATAATCATTCCACATATCAAGGCCATGAACGCATAGTTATATATGAACAAGACAGGCCATAAGGTTGCAGTTGATACGATGTGTATGATCCCTCATGAGAATAGCTAATTAAGTGAAAGGTCTTTTGACTCCCACTCATTCATCTGTGCTCACACTGAACACATAGTCAGGCAGTGGCCCCTGCGGGCTACCATCTGTAAAACAAAGCATGATGCCGCTCTGCAAAGCCAAGctgcattttcctgttgtgttgtggggactgagaggagagagtcaGACCCCGCCGCGCTTGCATTGCTCTGCAGAATACAAATGGGCTTTCTTGTAAACTGTGCTGCAATTAATGGGTGACTCAGTGGAATCCTGCTGCAGGTCATGTGAAGACACCCTGGCAGgcacgcacgcagacacacgTGCACGGAGGGACGATTGCACGGACATGCACGCACCAGtttacagggggggggggcactcaCCACAGCACACACATCTGACAGACCTGACCTAAACCTACCTCTCCACTTTTCTAGCTGCTCCTCCATTCCTCGACTTTTATTGTGCTTTTGGCCTTTAACTCTCGCAGGAGCAGTTGCAGAAATGCAGTGGGCATAGTTGTCCTCGGGTGGTGGGATGTGAGCATTGTTttgtctgtgagtgagtgaggggaggaggaggatggaggaggaggaggaggaggaggaggaggaggaggggcgcGCTGCTGAGCTCAGCGCAGGACGCAGGAGACAGTCGCTCTCCAAGGTGCTGAAAGTCAGAGCGCTCCCTCCTCAGTCTCGCCCTGCTGACGACGATTCCGACCGAACCTCCCCCCTCCTCGTCTCCGGTGCCTGCGAtggtttaacattttattctcCTCAACTTCTACCCGTCGGGATTGTTATTCGTTTCTAGGCTCTTCCTTCTCATGCAACCGCTGGATGTATTGGCTACACGCGCTATGCGCACCAACACTGACTAACATTCACCTGCAGTCGTTGGGGGAAATACTGAATTGACTCCGGATTTCTCAGGGAACGCTGGAGGATTTTATTTTCCCcttgcagcttttctttttttccaccatgtgtgtttctgcctctgGACGTGAACTGTGAGATtgtctccaaaaaaaaaagaaaaaaggtgagtCCGATGAGGATAATCATGAAGCAGAGCCACTTTTACACGGATACCGTTTTCTTTGCGCAGCAGAGGGGGGAACCGTATCTCCAAAGAGCTGGTGTTTAATTGCTTTTAAAAACCCACCACCACGACCGAAGGAGGGGGGGAGGATTATAGCAGCCTTTTTTTCTATCTTCTTGTGGAGCCCGTGGTGAATTTACCCTGTGGATAAAGTGAAGTTTTCCAAAAAGCCCGGCGTCTGTCTGTAATCTGCTCCGTAGCCCTGTGTGTGCAGGGCTGTGAGGCTTCGCACTGAGTGGATATCAAGCAATTTCAACGCGGTGAGTTTGTCCTGTCGCTTGATTTACACCCGTCACAGGTATTTCAGCTGATGTGTCAATACACGAATGCAGCACTTAGAGACCAAATATGTGGACGTATTTATCCCCGTGCAGGACTATTTAACTGACTGGATTTTTGTTTCAAAAGGGGGTAACGCATTTTGGGTGAAATCATTGCGCATTTAACAGAGATTCGAGCCATTTGCATGCAACGTGGCTGATTTAGTAAAACGCAGGTTACTGTTAAAGCAGTGGTTGTTTTTATAATTGCTGCCATGGACGGAATCTGATGCGGACTTAAAGCGACCTGTTGTCTCTGAGTTTGAAATTGTGCAAAGCTGATTTGGTTTGAATGCATGTGGGGAAGAACACTGTGAATATTAATATGCACTCCACCCCCCCAACCATCAGATAATGGATGATTTAACATTTGCATGTGTTGCTATTGCTGAGACTTTGCAGGAAGGTGATCATTCGGagcacccaaacacacacacacacacacacacacacacacttactcactcgtgtttgttgtgttaaaaatgattcattttctttcaagaGTATAGACATGAGCCTGTTGAACGAGCTGCATTCCCATTTGTCTCCTTGCCTGCAGCAGTATAGGAAGCAGTAAATAACATATGGGCAAAAGCAAAGAGGGGAAAGTACTGGGAAGGTGAGGTGTAATAGTTAGTGAGCAGCAGAACCACCGTCCATCACATCTCCTCTCATTCTTTCCCACTGCAGCACGTTTCCTCcggtgatgatgctgatgacGATGACGGGTCGCAGGACGGACACGGAGAGGATACCCGGAGCTTAGGGATGACATCCACACCGTCTTAGCTGAATGTGGATACCGATGCCGCGGCGAAGGATGGGCCCTCTCCTCCCGTCCGCCCTCGTCCTCCTGCTGGCCCTGGGAGCCGCGTCTCCGGCCTCGGTGGGGAACCCCGAGGATTACACCGCGGACGAGGTGGAGCGGACCAACGGCGACAACATGGTCTTCGACGATTACCGGGGGAAAGGATGCGTGGACGACAGTGGCTTCGTCTACAAACTCGCGGAGCGCTTCTACCCGGGACACTCGAACTGTCCGTGCGTGTGCACGGAGGACGGCCCCGTGTGCGACCAGCCCGAGTGCCCCAAACTGCACCCCAAGTGCACCAAAGTGGAGCACAATGGCTGCTGCCCCGAGTGCAAGGAGGTTAAAAACTTTTGCGAGTACCGGGGGAAAACGTACAAGATCCTGGAGGAATTCAAGGTAAATTCCGACTTGATCTATGATTTGTTTAATAATCTACGTTTGtccattaaagggatagttcacccaaaaatgaaaatccactcattatctactcaccactatgccgctggaggggtgggtgaagtgtttgagtctatataacacttttagagtttcaggggtaaacagtgttacagccaaatccaatacaattgaagtaaatggtgagcacttcttcaaacgtaaaaaaacatacagaaaaaaacctaacatgcctccatactgctcctgtggtgtcatccaagtgtgcGTAAggcccgacattcaaatttgactcaaaacgACCTCATTTACACCATGGCTTTAGCCTTAATATCCACATGCAAACGAGACTCCAGACGAGGATATccgaggacatttaggctaaaaacattgtgtaaatgactcaaacacttcgtccacccctccattggcatagtggtgagtagataatgtgttaattttcattttggggtgaactatccctttaaagcaaCTGGTTGAGTTTGAACTTAGAAAAACACAAGTCATGGTAAACTGCATTTGTGCCATCAACGTTTCCAATATGAACTGTCTCACAGGAgcatttataatgttttatgaTGCAGTGGTGATAAAATTGTTCAGATCATTTGAACTCGCATTTGCAGTTTATCTGACGCTAATGAGCTGGTTTAATTTTGCCAGGTGGATTGAGTCAGTCACAAACAATGAATCAGTCTGATTAAAGTCTGGATGCCACGGCAGCAGCCATCTTAGTTTGTCTGTTCATATTCAATCATGTTGAATATGAGTCCTGTCCAGTGACGCAGATGAATATGTGCATCCCAATATGTCTTAAAGGTTAACATATTGAAGTCAATCAAACACATTCACTGCCTTCCCTCCTGTTTGTGAAGTGCAGTTCAACAATTGCAAAGAGCTCTGCAGTAGCATTGACCAGCAGTGGGGAGGATGTTGGTGTGAGTTCATATTGGTTCTTGGCATTCTACAGcaaaaacatcatgaaaatgtgtttattagcCAAGGCCGTAAAAAGATGGCTGCGTCCCAGAGTAAACACCCCCCTCAACACTCAACACCATCAACCGATCATTCCCCAAGCACAACTGAACCAAACCAAAATACAACAGTGTTTAAatgctttaaaggttcagtgtgtaagattcagtgacatctagtggtgaagctgcatgttgcagctgaatacccctcacgtctccctccccttccaaacatgacagagaacctgtggtagccttcagttgtcataaaaactcaaaaggtgtttagtttgttccatTTGGGCTACgttaaaaaacatggcagcctccgtagagaggacccactcttgatgtaaatataaagtatttaaatataaaaggtccattctagggtaaagaaaacaacaattcgtacaatttggatgacacacaccagtgaaaacatctctaggattattttgtattcaatttctgccaatagatccctttcacctaaatcttacacactggacctaaGGTGTGGACACTGAATCATTGCTGCAGATccggtccccccccccccgtgtctCCTGCACTGTTCCTACACATCAGACCAGTGTCTCGGCGGCTGTTACGGAGCCTGACACTACTGCCTGATTAAAAATGACACTACAAGCATGATAACTACAGTCTGTGTTTAAACTGCTGCTGCCCGTGAGGGAACCTCATTCAAATTCCCCACGAGTGGATTGGGGCTGTAAGagattgaaatataaaatgacatGATGTGGTCTAAACAACGGTATAGCTCTGCGGTTTACAGTGTTCGCATCTGTGCAAGCGCATCAGTAACTGGTTAGGAGTAGTTTTGTAGCTGTGTTACCCAAATGCATAAAAATACAATGACAAActtaattatattatatcattttaGTTTAAGATACACGACTGAATGTATCTATGCTCTGCATCTTACAATTACTTGTTATGACATAAGGTCAGATATTAGACACCTGAACATCAAGTGAGTCCGGTGTTTGCTGAGAGAAACAAGCCACCAGCCACGAGTTGTTATaaggtgaaaacaacacaaccctGTTGCTCATACAAAACAACAGACAGCAGGGACTATTACCTCAGATGCATTCAGAAACAGATCACTGTGGGGAGACAATCTTTAGAGACAAACACCAGTGTTTTTATCCACCAGTGTTGTGGTGtaaaaaattgaaaacaaataccAGTGGCAGCTTTGTGAGCGACGGGTTCTTCCaataatatttatgtttatatgtCAGTGAACAGCAGTGTGCTTCGTTGTTGTTCTAACCAAATAGCCGCTCAGATGACAATGAGGGAAGCAGCAACTGTTGGTCGCTGTTTTTAAGTAGAGATGGAACAAAAAGTACATGTGAATCTAACCTTTCAAAAGATTCCCCAAGAATAACAGCAAGGTCAGTAGCTGATTCATTGCACATCACTGGTTACTGCCCAACACTGGATAAAACTAATTAAGAAACAAATTAAACCGATACACAACGTTATTCTGAAAAGCCATCATTCGCAAATGCCCAcagctattttttttattctgcctAGAATTGTCTCATCAAATTTTGCAAAACGTTCCCATAAAACCAACATATTCAATTAAGTAGCAATTAACTGTTAATTGTTTTAACATTGTTCAAAACCCCAAACAATGAGCCTGTGAGcacattatttctttttcagtAACTCTTCGTCTGAGCTATTAAAACATTGGAATTTTATATTCTGACTGAAAGCACTGCAAGTGGAACAAGCTGTAAACTCAACACTGACATATTGTCACCTTACAAAGTCATTATGGCAAATGCGTTAGCAAATAGTTCCCTCTTTAGACATCCAGCAATCAGAGCAACATTAGCACTCGTTTGGAGTCTT
Proteins encoded in this window:
- the vwc2l gene encoding von Willebrand factor C domain-containing protein 2-like isoform X2, with amino-acid sequence MWIPMPRRRMGPLLPSALVLLLALGAASPASVGNPEDYTADEVERTNGDNMVFDDYRGKGCVDDSGFVYKLAERFYPGHSNCPCVCTEDGPVCDQPECPKLHPKCTKVEHNGCCPECKEVKNFCEYRGKTYKILEEFKVFHRQGSPSDEEGTIPPSTAAGVPLASAQLQSRTRSYRPSPCEWCRCEPNNEVHCVVSDCAVPECVNPVYEPEQCCPICKNGANCFAGTTIIPAGIEVKVDDCTICRCHNGDWWKPAQCWRRECLNGQSLS
- the vwc2l gene encoding von Willebrand factor C domain-containing protein 2-like isoform X1 encodes the protein MWIPMPRRRMGPLLPSALVLLLALGAASPASVGNPEDYTADEVERTNGDNMVFDDYRGKGCVDDSGFVYKLAERFYPGHSNCPCVCTEDGPVCDQPECPKLHPKCTKVEHNGCCPECKEVKNFCEYRGKTYKILEEFKPSPCEWCRCEPNNEVHCVVSDCAVPECVNPVYEPEQCCPICKNGANCFAGTTIIPAGIEVKVDDCTICRCHNGDWWKPAQCWRRECLNGQSLS